In the genome of Sebastes umbrosus isolate fSebUmb1 chromosome 14, fSebUmb1.pri, whole genome shotgun sequence, one region contains:
- the aldh3b1 gene encoding aldehyde dehydrogenase family 3 member B1 — translation MDTQNQVLDRLRSTFRSGITIPERFRQTQLTSLLSMIKDNEQLILDALHKDLAKPKFEAIMSEIEIVINELQYTIANMASWMQPEYVSKSLATKLDDCFIRREPLGVVLIIAPWNYPLQLLIIPLVGAIAAGNCVIVKPSEVSAATGSLMAELIPKYLSPDCYAVVRGGAEETKALLQNRFDHIFYTGSQTVARSILQAASVHLTPVTLELGGKCPCFIYGRVEIAASARRLVWAKYFNAGQSCVAPDYVLCSAATRDALLPAIRKTLEEFYSKEPQACPDMSRIVSPRHWTRLMELLGRSRGKVVVGGESDQEDKYIAPTVVVDVAEDDALMAEEIFGPILPILTVDSLEEGIDFINRQEKALAVYVFSEESSVVNTVLEKTSSGGFCSNDGIIHMTLPTLPFGGVGSSGWGSYHGRWGFETFSHRRSCMLRGWALERLNGLRYPPYTEDKLGWLRWTTGRSCSIM, via the exons ATGGACACCCAGAACCAGGTTTTGGACCGGTTGCGTTCAACGTTTCGTTCAGGCATCACAATACCAGAGCGCTTTCGTCAAACTCAGCTGACCAGCCTCCTGTCCATGATCAAAGATAACGAGCAGCTGATTTTAGATGCACTGCACAAAGACCTGGCGAAG CCAAAATTTGAAGCCATCATGTCCGAGATTGAGATTGTGATCAATGAGCTGCAGTACACCATCGCCAACATGGCAAGCTGGATGCAGCCGGAGTATGTCAGCAAAAGCCTG GCCACAAAGCTGGATGACTGTTTTATCCGGAGGGAACCATTAGGAGTTGTGTTGATCATTGCACCGTGGAACTACCCGCTGCAACTCCTTATCATACCTTTGGTTGGAGCCATTGCTGCAG GAAACTGTGTGATCGTCAAGCCTTCAGAGGTCAGCGCCGCCACAGGCAGTCTGATGGCAGAGCTCATCCCCAAATATTTGTCTCCG GACTGTTATGCAGTTGTTCGTGGTGGAGCGGAGGAGACCAAGGCACTTCTGCAGAATCGCTTTGACCACATCTTCTACACAG GTTCTCAGACTGTGGCACGCAGCATCCTGCAGGCAGCCTCGGTCCACTTGACCCCAGTGACCTTGGAACTGGGCGGCAAGTGTCCATGCTTCATATACGGTCGGGTGGAAATTGCAGCCTCTGCTCGCCGCTTGGTGTGGGCAAAGTATTTTAATGCCGGCCAGAGCTGCGTGGCTCCAGACTACGTGCTGTGCTCGGCGGCCACCCGGGACGCCCTGCTGCCCGCGATACGCAAGACCCTGGAGGAATTCTACAGCAAGGAGCCTCAGGCCTGTCCGGACATGTCCCGCATCGTGTCACCCCGACACTGGACCCGGCTGATGGAACTGCTCGGGAGGTCCAGGGGCAAGGTTGTtgtgggaggagagagtgaCCAAGAGGACAAGTACATAG CTCCCACAGTGGTGGTGGATGTGGCCGAAGACGACGCTCTCATGGCGGAGGAGATTTTCGGCCCCATCCTGCCCATCCTCACCGTGGACTCTCTGGAAGAAGGCATCGACTTCATCAACCGCCAAGAGAAGGCCCTGGCTGTCTATGTCTTCTCTGAAGAGTCCTCC GTGGTGAACACAGTGCTGGAAAAGACCAGCAGTGGAGGATTCTGCTCTAATGACGGGATTATCCACATGACCCTGCCAACCCTGCCCTTTGGAGGTGTAG GGTCAAGCGGTTGGGGCAGTTACCACGGCCGCTGGGGCTTCGAGACGTTCAGCCACCGGCGGTCCTGCATGCTGCGTGGCTGGGCTCTGGAGAGACTCAATGGCCTGCGCTACCCGCCATACACAGAGGACAAACTGGGCTGGCTACGCTGGACCACCGGGAGGAGCTGCTCCatcatgtga